From the genome of Prevotella herbatica, one region includes:
- the greA gene encoding transcription elongation factor GreA: MEYISQEGYDKMVAELHELMTVERPRISEAISEARDKGDLSENFEYHAAKREQGKLEGRIDRLKVKLTNARIIERNRLTADAVQLFSTVKLTDLTHNREMKYTIVNPMEADFSTGKISIKTPIAQGLLKKRVGDIVEIKVPAGMLKLRIDNISIM, translated from the coding sequence ATAGAATACATATCACAGGAAGGATACGACAAGATGGTTGCCGAACTTCACGAGCTTATGACCGTTGAACGTCCACGTATTTCCGAAGCAATTTCCGAGGCAAGAGACAAGGGTGATCTTAGTGAGAACTTTGAATACCATGCCGCTAAACGTGAACAGGGCAAGCTGGAAGGACGTATAGACCGCCTGAAAGTAAAACTCACCAATGCACGTATCATTGAGCGCAACCGTCTTACAGCAGATGCCGTACAGTTGTTTTCAACTGTTAAGCTCACCGACCTCACGCACAACCGTGAAATGAAATATACTATTGTGAATCCTATGGAAGCCGACTTCTCCACAGGTAAGATTTCTATTAAGACACCTATTGCCCAAGGACTGCTTAAGAAGCGGGTAGGTGACATCGTAGAAATAAAAGTACCTGCTGGTATGTTGAAGCTCCGCATTGATAATATTTCAATCATGTAG
- the tsf gene encoding translation elongation factor Ts, giving the protein MAISIEDIKKLRAMTGAGLADVKKALTEAEGDFDKAKDLLRERGLAIAAKRSDRETSNGCVLVKSVDGFAAMVAVKCETDFVAAGKDFVELVQNILDAAIAAKAKTIDEVKALKLANGDDAETAVQHRSGISGEKMEIDGYNFLEGDNIAVYDHMGKHTLATMVQLNANNDEAGHKVAMQVAAMRPVALDETSVPQAVKDEELKVAIEKTKEEQVEKAVVAALKKAGLNPNLVDSAEHIESNINKGWLTQEEADKAKQISEATAAEKTANLNETMIQNIAKGRMAKFFKDNCLVDQEFQFGDGDKISVQDWLKAQGGLSILAYKRFTLAAE; this is encoded by the coding sequence ATGGCTATTTCTATTGAAGATATTAAGAAGCTTCGCGCCATGACAGGTGCTGGTCTTGCTGACGTAAAGAAAGCTCTCACTGAGGCTGAAGGCGATTTTGACAAGGCTAAGGATTTACTTCGTGAGCGTGGCTTGGCTATTGCTGCTAAGCGTTCTGATCGTGAGACATCTAATGGTTGTGTTCTTGTAAAGAGCGTTGATGGTTTTGCAGCTATGGTTGCTGTAAAGTGTGAAACAGACTTCGTTGCTGCTGGTAAGGATTTCGTAGAACTTGTTCAGAACATCCTTGATGCTGCTATCGCAGCAAAGGCTAAGACTATTGATGAGGTTAAGGCTTTGAAACTTGCTAATGGTGATGACGCAGAAACTGCTGTTCAGCATCGTTCAGGTATCTCTGGTGAGAAGATGGAGATTGATGGTTACAACTTCCTTGAAGGTGATAACATCGCTGTATACGATCACATGGGTAAGCACACTCTTGCAACAATGGTTCAGTTGAACGCTAACAACGATGAGGCTGGTCATAAGGTTGCCATGCAGGTTGCTGCTATGCGTCCTGTAGCTCTTGACGAGACTTCTGTTCCTCAGGCTGTTAAAGACGAGGAGTTGAAGGTAGCTATCGAGAAGACTAAGGAAGAGCAGGTTGAGAAGGCTGTTGTTGCAGCTCTTAAGAAGGCTGGTCTTAATCCTAACCTCGTTGACTCTGCTGAGCATATCGAGAGCAACATCAACAAGGGTTGGTTGACACAGGAAGAGGCTGACAAGGCAAAGCAGATTAGCGAAGCTACTGCTGCTGAGAAGACAGCTAATCTTAATGAAACAATGATTCAGAACATTGCTAAAGGTCGTATGGCTAAGTTCTTCAAGGATAACTGCCTTGTAGATCAGGAGTTCCAATTTGGTGATGGTGATAAGATCAGTGTTCAGGATTGGCTCAAGGCACAGGGTGGTCTTTCTATCCTTGCTTACAAGCGCTTTACACTTGCTGCTGAGTAA
- a CDS encoding NTF2 fold immunity protein encodes MKKIITTIIIFLVGIILGIFIKSEYDSVKSKKVVVKQDYIFKGNVKVDKDMIDARKSVDDSINYESGTDPFNVYRNQNGLIPNAKAAVDVAKIIFNYCENGTFNNEKPFNVELVNNRVWYISGSLPKGAVGGVVEISIQKSDGKVLAIFHGK; translated from the coding sequence ATGAAAAAAATAATAACAACTATAATAATATTTTTAGTAGGAATAATACTAGGAATATTTATCAAGTCAGAATATGACTCAGTGAAAAGTAAAAAGGTCGTAGTTAAACAAGATTATATCTTTAAAGGAAATGTGAAAGTAGACAAGGATATGATAGATGCACGAAAATCGGTAGATGATAGTATCAATTATGAATCAGGAACAGACCCTTTTAACGTATACCGTAATCAGAACGGACTCATTCCCAATGCTAAGGCAGCAGTAGATGTTGCAAAGATAATATTTAATTATTGCGAAAATGGAACATTTAACAATGAAAAGCCTTTTAATGTAGAATTAGTAAATAACAGAGTATGGTACATATCTGGTTCTCTTCCAAAAGGTGCTGTGGGTGGCGTTGTCGAGATATCAATACAGAAGTCTGATGGTAAGGTGTTAGCAATATTCCATGGTAAATAA
- the rplM gene encoding 50S ribosomal protein L13, which produces MDTLSYKTISANKETAKKEWVVVDASDQIVGRLCSKVAKLLRGKYKPNFTPNCDCGDNVIIINAAKVVFSGKKETDKVYTRYTGYPGGQRFNTPAELRTRKDGVDKMVRHAVKGMLPKGRLGRALMDNLYVFDGTEHDKTAQKPKSIDINQYK; this is translated from the coding sequence ATGGACACTTTAAGTTACAAGACTATTTCCGCTAATAAGGAAACAGCTAAGAAAGAGTGGGTCGTAGTTGACGCCAGCGATCAGATTGTGGGTCGCCTTTGCTCTAAAGTAGCTAAGCTGCTTCGCGGAAAGTACAAACCAAACTTCACACCTAACTGTGATTGTGGTGACAACGTAATCATTATCAATGCCGCTAAGGTAGTTTTCTCTGGTAAGAAGGAAACTGATAAAGTTTACACACGTTATACTGGTTACCCTGGTGGTCAGCGTTTTAATACACCTGCAGAGCTTCGTACTCGCAAAGATGGTGTAGATAAAATGGTTCGCCACGCTGTAAAGGGTATGCTTCCTAAGGGACGCCTTGGTCGTGCTCTTATGGATAACCTTTATGTATTCGATGGTACAGAGCATGATAAGACTGCTCAGAAGCCAAAATCAATCGATATTAATCAGTATAAATAA
- the rpsI gene encoding 30S ribosomal protein S9: protein MEVINAIGRRKNAVARIYLSEGTGKITINKKDLTEFFPSAILQYVVKQPLQLMEVEGTYDIKATLNGGGFTGQSQALRLAIARALVKINADDKKKLKDAGFLTRDSRAVERKKPGQPKARRRFQFSKR, encoded by the coding sequence ATGGAAGTAATTAATGCAATTGGTCGCCGTAAAAATGCGGTAGCTCGTATATACCTTTCAGAAGGTACAGGCAAGATCACTATAAATAAGAAAGATTTAACAGAATTCTTTCCATCAGCAATACTTCAGTATGTTGTTAAGCAGCCTTTACAGTTGATGGAAGTTGAAGGTACCTACGACATCAAGGCTACTCTTAACGGTGGTGGTTTTACAGGTCAGAGCCAGGCTCTTCGTCTTGCTATCGCCCGTGCACTTGTTAAGATTAATGCTGATGACAAGAAAAAGTTGAAGGATGCAGGATTCCTTACACGTGACAGCCGTGCTGTTGAGCGTAAGAAACCAGGTCAGCCTAAGGCTCGTCGTCGCTTCCAGTTCAGTAAGCGTTAA
- the rpsB gene encoding 30S ribosomal protein S2, which yields MSRTNFDQLLQAGCHFGHLRRKWNPSMAPYIFMERNGIHIIDLNKTVAKIDEASEALKAIAKSGKKILFVATKKQAKEIVADKAASVNMPFVNERWAGGMLTNFPTIRKAVKKMTNIDKLMSDGTFSNLSKRELLQITRQRAKLQKNLGSIADLTRLPSALFVVDVMVEHIAVKEANRLGIPVFGIVDTNSDPKNINFVIPANDDAKDSVETILTAVCGAIAEGLEERKAEKADEKAAAEQSEEAGEGKKRTRKARKDEAAPAAKETEAAAPAKEEEAAPAAE from the coding sequence ATGTCAAGAACAAATTTTGACCAGTTACTCCAGGCAGGTTGCCACTTTGGTCACCTTCGTCGTAAGTGGAATCCATCTATGGCTCCTTATATCTTCATGGAGCGTAATGGTATTCATATCATAGACCTTAACAAGACTGTAGCTAAAATTGATGAAGCTTCAGAGGCTCTTAAGGCAATCGCTAAATCAGGTAAGAAAATCCTGTTCGTCGCTACTAAAAAACAGGCTAAGGAAATCGTAGCCGATAAGGCCGCTTCAGTAAACATGCCATTCGTTAACGAGCGTTGGGCAGGTGGTATGCTGACTAACTTCCCTACTATCCGTAAGGCAGTTAAAAAAATGACGAACATCGATAAACTTATGAGCGACGGTACATTCTCTAACCTCTCTAAGCGTGAGTTGTTGCAGATTACTCGTCAGCGTGCTAAGCTTCAAAAGAACCTTGGTTCTATTGCAGATCTTACTCGTTTGCCAAGTGCACTCTTCGTTGTAGACGTAATGGTTGAGCACATCGCTGTTAAGGAAGCTAACCGCCTGGGTATTCCTGTATTCGGTATCGTTGATACCAATTCAGATCCTAAGAACATAAACTTCGTTATCCCAGCTAATGATGACGCTAAGGACAGTGTTGAGACTATCTTGACAGCTGTTTGTGGTGCTATCGCTGAGGGTCTTGAGGAGCGTAAGGCTGAGAAGGCTGACGAAAAGGCTGCTGCAGAGCAGTCTGAGGAAGCTGGCGAAGGCAAGAAGCGCACTCGTAAGGCTCGTAAGGATGAGGCTGCTCCAGCAGCAAAGGAAACAGAGGCTGCTGCTCCTGCAAAGGAAGAAGAAGCTGCTCCTGCTGCTGAATAA